DNA from Rhipicephalus microplus isolate Deutch F79 chromosome 5, USDA_Rmic, whole genome shotgun sequence:
CAGAAAGAGATATGCAGAGACCTCAAACTACATGTGCAACTTTTAGACATGCCACCAATTGACCTTGGGCTGCCAGCATACCGCAAGCTGGACATGGAAGCTTGGATGCCAGGCTGTCGAAAGTACGGCGAGATCAGCAGCGCTTCGGACTGCACCGATTACCAGAGCCGCAGGCTAGGCATCACGTGTCGGCAGACTCCGGGAGGGCAACCCTCCTACGTGTTCACCACCAATGGCACGGCCCTTGCAGTTCCGAGAATGCTCATAGCCATTGTTGAAAACTACCAGCAAAAGGACCATTCGGTGGTCATCCCCGATGTATTAAGAAAGTATATGGACGACAAAGCCCTCATAGAACAGTGTGGCACGGAACGGACTCCGCGATCAGTGCCATTTTATTTCATGGAGAACAGGTAGTATTGGGGTTTGGGTCTTTGCAGCCAAGTTGATGATTTGGTGATTTCAGTTTCCTGCTTCAGACAGGTGATTTATTGACAGGTTTGTGTggtactaaaaaaaaaattggcgaatGAAGATTTGTCGGTGTTAAAACTTGGGGCACAACTACTGAGCAGGTTTCGTCTTTTCACTATTGGTACTTGAACAGTGATGTTCACAAAAATTGTGCTATCATTTTTATTTACACTGAATAGTTGTTATTTAAGTTAGTGTTGTCAGCTATTGTTGAAATATAACGAGTTTATTTCTAAATGTCTGAGAGCCATTAAGTGAAAGAGCATATTGAATGCATACTTCTACCAACAGTAGTGCACAGGGACCATGTGGAAGCTTTGTAAGAATTAATTTTTAAGTGTGCATGAATGCACTGTTCCAAATTCAGAAAAGTACCCAGTGAGTCACCATCGAGTCTTGTGGCTATAGAATTAGTAAAATAAACCATTCATGTTCCAGAGCTTTGTGTGCTCTTAATAGTATCCACAGACGGTAGAACACAGTGTGTGTAGTGCAAACCATTGCCATAGATATTGGAAGCATTTTGACCATGATTACTACGCCACGCTTTGACGCGAAAAGTTTTTGATACATGTCCACATGGCAACAGGCTGCCCTCAATGAAATACGTACAAGTAAATGGTAATGCATGTTTTTACTATGACGCTAAATTAAAAACTGTACAGTTCCTGTTGCAGTATGCTACTGCAATCCCAACATCTCCTTCACTTCCTCCGCTTCCTGCTGAAGAACATCACTGGCGTACTTCTCGAGGAGCtccatcttttttcttcgcacCAGAGCCTCTTCGATCTGCATAAAACCGTGAATATTTTTGTAGTTGTGAACATATATAGAGTAGAGAAAAATAAGAATTGATGTTAACGTATCCTGAACACTGACCAACATTATTTGTGAAAACAGCTGCACGTGATTTTTAAGAAATTTCGAAGATATTGTAATGATTCGAAAGGGGGATAATGTATGCAGAACTTGCATACTCAGAGAAAAGGTCAAATATGAAATCACATCGGAAAACAATACTTAaatgggccctgaaacacttttttatgtaacCATAATATTAagtcactggaaaagcgtattgcctcacaaattcaacaccgcaaaaattttaagaatttgttcagtacgagcggagtttgaaaagatttgtcacgcgctgcaatcgcattctctcttctctcgtcccaacgaaagcgctggaagctaagcagggagggaagggaggggcaaacaaaaaacttcacgtGCGCCTCATGAGCTtgagcacttctttctttttccaaTACGTGGGTTTCTCAGAGCGATcgcgcgcacgcatggacgagtgacagcctcccgcggtgatctctgtaatgaccgagcgcaccatgttcaaatcatccaatggctgatagatgggcttactacgagtgatttttggggtttattgcgtgatttgtcgagaagagaaagcaattttcagctgactttgataatttattgtggattccaggccgcgtgctgtgctacaatatttggcttgcgtgttgtcgggagcctctacttccgatcggcagcattttctgaccatgctcagaaagtgttgcagggcccttttatcATATAGCTCAGTGACTGTAGTGCTAAGGAGTTCAGAGCTTATTACCAGAGGTTTGAcaggagcaaaatgcaaaagcacccATGTACTTGTGTTACGGTGCTTATAAACTCTATTTCAACCAATGAAGGTATGGCAACAAAAAATAGAACATGGCCCAACATAGCCAATGATGACTTTAACAGCAATGTCATTTTCGGTATATATGTGTGAAAATGGTTATGCTATCTATCTTGTCTGGAAAGGAttaaagaacagcagatggtAAAAAGTAATCTAGAATTTCTGCCCGTTAAAGAGTATAATTCACTTCTTCtcgtaaaaagtgcttttttttggaCACATAACTGTGTTGAATACATTTTGTTATATTGTGACAACTACTATGCTCATGACTGAGGCGGAAGGCATAATAATGCCTTTGCTCTGTCACTGAAGGACTTGAATGTACACCTTGCCGTGTTTTTGCATCCAAGTACACTACACGTTCCTTCAGACCCTCTTAACACCCATGTCAAGCCATATATCAGAGTAGCAATGTAGTGGGACGGCACAAAAATTGGTAGCAGCTCTAATGGAACAAGTGTGTCTTGGTTTGTCCATGCCATTGTAAtgcaagaaagaaagcaagaactgAGGTTTCCTAAGGCAGGTTGTTCACACACACCGCAGCAACTGTGTACTGGTACCGCACATAACTCTTGTATATTCAGAGGGTAGCTTCAGCTATGTTTCTAGACTCACAAGCGCACTTGACATTCTCCTGGCTTTTTAAAGCAATTAAAGATTGTGTGGTTTCTCCACGAGATAATTTAAATCTTCAACATTTTAGTGCGTACAGCATCACAAACAATACTATATGAAACCTTGTAACTAAGTGGCGTCCGGCAAGAAAATACCTTAAATGTATCTTGATGTTCATTTAAACATATACATTTGCTTGATTAGCAGTAAAAAGCAGAAGAAAATGAACAGAAGTTCAATACTTTGGTGCATGCGCCGCTCTTGTAATTAACGACAGCTCACCTCTTTTTGCGAAGGCACTGGTACATGAGCGATAAACCTGGCTTGCTCTTCAGCACTCTCCGCAGTGGGTTCATCATCTATTTCTTCATCACTCTGCATAGATAAATGCACACACACCCAAAAATAAAAGCACAATGTAACGAAAATGCAGGCTCTCAGTCAATATCCTAGCGACACGCTAAAGATGTGTAGTTTCAGTTGTGAATTGCCTTACACAAGTTTTATGGTTAAGTGGTGCGCCAGTTATAATACAAACACAACATACATGTACGAAAAGTGATCTTGAAGCATGCCATCCCCTTCTTAAGTAAAGTGCACTACTGATAATAAAAGGAATGTTTTACATGATAACTTCATCAATAACTTCTTAAGCAACGAGCCATCCTTGGTAGGATCAAACCTTGCAGCACATTTTGAAAATGTTATCGTTAAAGAGGAATGACAGCATGGTATTTTTTATTAAGACAGGGCATACAAACACGGACATGCAAAGTCAAAATGCCGCAGACGCTGACTAACAACTGGAAAAGTGCACAACGgtagaaaaaaaatgtggtgtCTTGACTTCTTGTGTCCGCATTTGCATGCCCTGTCTTTTAGAATGAATACTTACCAATCAACTTAGCTCTGTTATTTTTAAGCTGCTTTGTAACATCGTCTGCTACTCGCAAGCGTACCCTAACAGAACtgaaagttaattcgagcgcgaacacacgacacgatcactcacacgcacacacccaggcatcaaacacacacagcgctctgTGTGTGTTTTATGCAGTTTTAGAAATgttgtaccaaccagcccaacaacaagttcacTTACCAAACAGAACTGTTTGTATGGTTTCTATCGCGGTTTTCGTTCTGGCATTCCTTTCAATGTAAGGTGTGACGTGATGTAATAAGCTGAACCATGTGGGCTGTAATGGCCATTAGCTAAATGAACTAACCAGTGCTGTGTGATTCGGAAAAGACACAGTCCAGAAAATGGAATTCGTACAAAGCAGGACGACGTACCTCGGGCTCCACTGCATAGATGTCCTCTTCATCTTTTGCACTGCTAGCAGTGGCGAGGTCCCCTTCTGCTGCGGCCTTCActcctttcttttttgctttccaCTGGCGGACAGCCTTAGCTATGGCCACTTTTTCTTGCTCCTGTTCCAACGGTACCAGGACACCATCGTCGTCATCTCGGTAACCGTAGTAGTCTGCATCTATGTCACGCATGATTTCTGCCCTCGTTCTTCTCGGCGGAGGCGGCGCTGCAAGGCACATAATATTGATTACAATAGTCTGAACATGAAGACTCGCAAGGGAGATATTTCAGATTGTCTACAACTGCGATGGCGATAAAGTTATTGGCAATAATATAACTCGCTTTGGTGAAAATTAGTACGCAAAGATGGCCAGATAAAACTATACAGCAGGCACAACTACTACAGCTACTGTACTAAGCTTTTTTTGCACTACATATTACGCTCTGGTTCATGTGCTACTTACGTTCTTGTTCAAAGAGTTCCCGTACTCCTGGAAGGTCTTTTGCAGCACCAAAGTATCTGAATCATTGAAAAAGAATCACAGAGGTACTTAATACAGCCAAAATATTTCAGTTTCTGCTTAACAGCAATACTTTTTACAGGTCATGTAGATACACTAAGTTTTCCATTCAGCAAATGTACCACAGCTCATGAGAGTGAGGTCAGGTACATCACTTGAGGGCGTGCTACTAGAGTAACTGCTTGCtttaaagagaaagaaaggataTGTAAAATGTTGACTCAGAATTACATTCAACAACATTGAGTGCCTGAAAAAGTTAAtgatttacatatttgcaagcaCTCTCTGTGAACAATTTATAGCAGCTTACAATCCATCACTCAGGTTGAAACCTTGATAAAATGAAGTCGCACCATGTGCAAATACTGTTTGTTATGGTTAATAATCTATGACTGGAGTATAGGCTCCTACTGCAGCTCTAGCGATAAACAGAATCCGCAATAAGCATGAGCAAGAATGCAGTGACATACATAGTTATTATGAGATGAAAATCATTAACAATATTATGCTCAGGAATTCACAAATAAATGACGTAGAATAGTTTCTGATTACTGCAGTAGTAAAAATAGTGGTATTTGGACATGCAATAGCTTGTAGCAATGCCAGTGATCATTTTAAAAGAGGCAATTGAAACTTCAGTCAATGAAAAGGAGGATGCTGTCTGCCTCCCTTAACACTGCCGAAAAATTCACCGAATCACGTAGTTCTACAGGAGAATTCTTTGTTGCTCAGACGATTGCGAGGGTACCAAGTTAATGAAAAGGTTTTCCAACTGGCAATTGGTGTGCAAGATCtattatttattatgtgttgaTATCAGAGACAAAGAGAATGATTTAATTATAGCTGATGATATGTTCAAGTGTACTTGCATGTTGGTGCAATCACGAGAACACTTTGTTCTGCAATGTAAGAGGTACAGCTCAATTCTCAAGATTCAAGGATTATTGATCGCTTCTTAATGATATTCTTCAACGTAAGTGATCCACTAACAGAAAACACTGCACTATAAATGTAACTATTTGCAATTGCCATGGGCTAAGACACTCACTAACTGCCTCTCTGTGTATATAAAATTTTGAATGGCTCAAAATTTAGAAAGATGAAGTGTAATAAATCGTATCACAAGACCCAGCAGacaaggaggaggaaaaaacctttattgatgctggctgtgccagatagtccttatccccaccgggctggttgacatccctagtccaggacgtcattagtcgaggccgccacccgagcccgctggactagagttcgctgttcctctagtgtggagctattgagtagggtcgtctcccagtcctctttggtggggttgagaaagggggttaattttaggttcatttggcaggcccagatcATATGGTAAGTGTTAGCCACttccccacagtgctggcactgcccacttaattttgggtcgtaatatttgagtatggcaggacagagcagcgtgtttgtctgtaggcgccgcaggacgcactcctccgtttttgagagtcccttcgctggtgcgggatacaagcggcgttgctcaatgtagtattctttgatttctcgaaaccgtgttaaaggtgtgggacgtttaGGTTTATCAGGGGAACgtggagtttcccgggaagtaagcaagCGGGCCGCTGCGTGTGCAGGCTcattaccctgtagaccctgatgtcccggagtccatttaagacgttttggggtaggatcgcggttcctgatgccGAATTTTAAAActctattagccaatggagagatttctcctgcaagatagctctcgcaggctcttcgagagtctgtaactgtttgttttgagtttggatgggatactgccagtgcaatggccacctcctccgccttacaTGAGCtcgtggctttgaaagtgaggccgttcACTTGCGTTCCTTGTTGTATTACCGCCaccgtgtagtatcccctaggtgacggcccaGCCACATCGACataatagaccccattacgggagccaagccgttgttcaagtgcctcagcgcgcgcttgtcttctaccctggtgcgcctccctggtcatattgcggggaagcggggacacccagggttttgttctccaaagttcagtaatacgctccgtgttttcgatttcgcatttgtgctggaaagaggcggtccagtaggtGCCGCCCGGGGGGCGcctgcgtaagacgcgtatattgatttgtgaggtgggcttcttggagctcttgtatagagttaaagactcccaatgcagagagtttctgatttgaagtgctgatgggtaaatcaagtgcgcaCTTAATTACTTTCttaagaatagcatcgactctgttccctttgtgtttagtcattcgtaagtacggtattgaatatagaatcctgctagttacaaaagcattggcgagccgaatcgcgtccTTTCTtcgtagccccccgcgcttgtttgacactcggcggatcatctgccctacctgttctcaaattttccgtagcttgtctagcgtggtgctgttttttgttctgttgaaGCAGACAAAAAGATGTACTAATTATAATTACTATAGCAACTGAATGATTTCAGTGCCATAACTGTCTCTAGCGATTTTCATGAGCTAAGACACGTTGAATACTCACTTGTAGCCTCGATTTCCTGGCACCTCTCTACCGTCTTGATCAAACAACTTCGGACCAACTTTCTGCAATGAGCATGAAAGCAAAATACACAAGATCATTTTCTTTAAAAATTTTATTTTGTACTCTTCTTCTTCATCCCTCAAAAGTAAGCCACAGCACACTGTCCCAATACATAATATTATGCAAATCACAACAGCATTCATGCTGCAGACACTGCTGCAAAAGACACTGTACGAGAATAGGATAAAGTATTACAGCACCCTGAGGTTAGGTCGACGTTGTGTAAAAGTGCTGTGCAAAGCGGAATCATATGCTCCTTGTATTTCTTACGGGCTACCGCTTGGTCTGTTATGAAAGCTTTTGTGCAGTAATGGTAGCAGATGGTTGGAAAGCTCACTTGCGAGTCGACTCACTCGTACGAACTTGTGAGACTGAGTTTGAGTAAGTTCAGTTGAAAATTTTGGTGATTGTGAGTGAGGCTAGCAGAGTATGGATGAGCGAGACTATACAGGATTTTCGTGGGTCCGAGTGAGTTCAGGCGAACGGTTTATCGGCGAATGCAATCAGAGTGAGTCCTTCTGAATAGAATTCTGGTGTGTGTGAGTCCCATTAAGCCCTCGGCAGAAACACATGTTGCGAGCATGTTTTGGCGAGTTGGACTTATTTTGTCTCCTTACATACTCACTGCATAGTCGGGACCCCCTAGCTCCTTTACCCGGTCCTCCCAATGCACTTTCTCTCGAAGCAGCTTGTTTATTTCGTCGTTCAGATCACGAATACGAAATTCTCCCAGGCCAGCTGTAAAACAAGCGAAACGAGTCTTTGCACACATGCAGCAGCTTCTTAGGAGGTCGCACAACATGCACCATCTGCAGAACCCTTAGCAAGCAATGCAGCCGTAAGGCTACGATCAGTATTAGTAAAACAGATTGATTAAGTGAGAGTGAAGATATCGGAGACCAAACGCAGATTGACGGGCCCACCAAGTCAATAGTCAACTTGCCGTTCTGTATCTGGGCGACTTTTTTGACGATCTCGCGGATGACCTGCAACCTCCACTTCTCGCATTTCCTCAGGTTGTGACAGTTGGACGCCAAGAAGGGCCGCCTTTCCTGGACACCCTTGCCTTGTTCGGCCATCTGAGCGGCTCGCCAACGAGCCAGCGTAGTCCTTGAAAAGGCCGGACGATCATTTCAAATTGCACGCGAAATAAAAGGGCGCGATGGTCACAAAGACACGTAAGAGCTTCTACTTACATAGCCTTTTCTGCGTTTCTTGCCTAGAACAAGTGCAAGAAAGAACAACACATATTGCGTTAAACGACGCGACGTTTGAACGAGACCGGGCCAGGAGCCCACGAGATGTTTCAATTGGaacgaaatgtcacctaccattGTTGCAAAGTAAGACGGAAGCTCAAGAATACACAGGTGAAGGTGAGGATGCTGTTACTCCGGGTTACACTTCATAAAGCGAGTGATCGTTGC
Protein-coding regions in this window:
- the LOC119174931 gene encoding pre-mRNA-splicing factor ISY1 homolog; translation: MARNAEKAMTTLARWRAAQMAEQGKGVQERRPFLASNCHNLRKCEKWRLQVIREIVKKVAQIQNAGLGEFRIRDLNDEINKLLREKVHWEDRVKELGGPDYAKVGPKLFDQDGREVPGNRGYKYFGAAKDLPGVRELFEQEPPPPPRRTRAEIMRDIDADYYGYRDDDDGVLVPLEQEQEKVAIAKAVRQWKAKKKGVKAAAEGDLATASSAKDEEDIYAVEPESDEEIDDEPTAESAEEQARFIAHVPVPSQKEIEEALVRRKKMELLEKYASDVLQQEAEEVKEMLGLQ